A region of the Cricetulus griseus strain 17A/GY chromosome 7, alternate assembly CriGri-PICRH-1.0, whole genome shotgun sequence genome:
TTAGTGTCACTGATTCAGGTCACTGTGGTtagtatttaaaaatcttttgatTATAGCTTTTTCATTAAGtgatttactaaaataaaatgacagacaATATGGTATGATGATAGAACAGAGTTTATTAAATTATTTGCTTCCAGGGGTACAACTCATAAGTgagcagaaagaacaaaatagTACACAAAAATCTGGTGATAACTCAGAAGAAAATACAGTTGAGAAGATAACATTTTTAATCAAGTTTCATTTTGGGGGTAGTGCTTTCTTAAGTTATTTAGTGAGAGATATAAAGATCTTGGCTCAGATATTAAACTGATACCAGACCCTCATGAAGATGTTACAAGATCCATGATCTGTGGAGATGAGGAGAGTGAGGGCGAGGGACTCCATCCTTCCTCTAAGCATTTCCCACACCTAAGTAAGAATTTACATCATCAGGTGTCCTGGTGAGAACATGAAGGTATTCAGCAAATGGTAAGGTGTGGCTTTGTGCAGCTAGGGCATGTCAGCTCTCCCCAGAGCACAGCTGTGCAGATGTTCCTTGGGGTCAGCAGCAGCAGGACTGGCAGCAGGGAGAGCTGCAGCTGATGGTCACACAGGTTGGTTTGAAAGAGGTGGTCTCAGAGCTGCTGGTTTCACAGCAGGTTGGTTGGCAGCACAGCTGTAAgaagcagggctggcagcaggtgggcacacagcagcagggctggcagcagggtGGGCTGCAAGCAATGGTCACACAATTTGATTTGCTACTGGTAGTCTTGCAGCAGCTGGTTTCAGAGCAGGTTGGCTGACAGCAGATCTTTAAGGAGCTTGGCTGGCAGCAGGTGGGCACacagcagcagggctggcagcagggtGGGCTGCAACCAATGGTCACACAATTTGATTTGCTACTAGTGGTCTTGCAGCAGCTGGTTTCAGAGCAAGTTGGCTGACAGCAAATCTTTAAGGAGTTGGGCTGGCAGCAGGTGGGCACACAGCAGCAGGGCTGGCAACAGGGTGTGCTGCAGCAGATGCTCACACCAGTTGGTTTGCAACAGATAGTCTTGCAGCAGGTGCTTTCATTGCAGGTTGGTGGGCAGCAGGGCTGGGACTCAGTGCtgtcagttttgttgttgctactgcTGGACTGGCAGCCGGGTTTGCTGCAACAACTTGGTGGACAGCAAGGCTGGCAGCAGATGGAC
Encoded here:
- the LOC113836889 gene encoding keratin-associated protein 9-1-like — protein: MTLSCCPPCCQPGCCKTTYCWTTCCPPCCPESICCQPCCPPSCCSKPGCQSSSSNNKTDSTESQPCCPPTCNESTCCKTICCKPTGVSICCSTPCCQPCCCVPTCCQPNSLKICCQPTCSETSCCKTTSSKSNCVTIGCSPPCCQPCCCVPAAADPKEHLHSCALGRADMP